A region from the Ichthyobacterium seriolicida genome encodes:
- a CDS encoding 3'-5' exonuclease has translation MDFKNYDKNILFIDIETVSQEKDWGSLCSYKQRLFDKKTQYARKDDTSPEEFYKNAGIWAEFGKIVCISVAFFRCNKPNENERQLRVKSFFGYNERDILLEFKELLDNHHSGRKCLLCAHNGKEFDFPYIARRMIILQIKLPDILNLSGKKPWEIAHIDTMEMWKFGDYKHFTSLELLASILNIPTPKDDIDGSQVASIFYEEKNIKRIARYCEKDTVTVAQLFLRFKNEPLLNEDEIITIK, from the coding sequence ATGGATTTTAAAAACTATGATAAAAACATCTTATTCATAGACATAGAGACCGTCTCTCAAGAAAAAGATTGGGGATCTCTATGTTCATACAAACAAAGATTATTTGACAAAAAGACTCAGTATGCCAGAAAGGATGATACTAGCCCTGAAGAATTCTATAAAAATGCTGGCATTTGGGCTGAATTTGGAAAAATTGTTTGTATTTCCGTAGCTTTTTTTAGATGTAATAAGCCCAATGAAAACGAGAGACAGTTGCGCGTAAAATCTTTCTTCGGCTATAATGAGCGAGATATTTTGTTAGAATTCAAAGAACTATTAGATAATCACCACAGTGGCAGGAAATGTCTGCTCTGCGCACATAATGGAAAAGAGTTTGATTTTCCTTATATAGCTCGAAGAATGATAATACTTCAGATTAAACTGCCAGATATACTAAATCTCTCAGGAAAAAAACCTTGGGAAATAGCACATATAGACACCATGGAAATGTGGAAGTTTGGAGATTACAAACACTTTACTTCCTTAGAACTACTAGCCTCTATCTTAAATATACCCACTCCTAAAGATGATATCGATGGAAGCCAGGTAGCCTCTATTTTTTATGAAGAAAAAAATATCAAACGCATTGCAAGATACTGTGAAAAGGATACTGTAACAGTAGCCCAACTCTTTTTACGTTTCAAAAACGAACCCTTACTAAATGAAGATGAAATAATCACTATTAAATAA